Proteins co-encoded in one Brassica oleracea var. oleracea cultivar TO1000 chromosome C4, BOL, whole genome shotgun sequence genomic window:
- the LOC106339607 gene encoding homeobox-leucine zipper protein ATHB-7-like codes for MMSADPFMTMKKIKKSSHNEKNQRRFSDEQIKSLEMMFESETRLEPRKKVQLARELSLQPRQVAIWFQNKRARWKSKQLETEFNILTQNYKDLASQFESLKKENQGLVSELDRLNEAMQKKRVEGRECCGDQTVVALSITDHESEKEENTKPEPEEVRPDMEVYEKGHHDDYGYNSHIKREYFGGFEEEADHLMNIVEPADSCLTSSVGWRGFKTNTNILDQSSSNYPWWHFWSSTI; via the exons ATGATGTCAGCAGATCCTTTCATGACCATGAAGAAGATAAAGAAGAGCAGTCACAACGAGAAAAATCAGAGAAGGTTTAGCGACGAGCAGATCAAATCACTGGAGATGATGTTCGAGTCTGAGACGAGGCTGGAGCCAAGGAAGAAGGTTCAGTTAGCGAGAGAGCTTAGCTTGCAGCCTAGGCAAGTGGCTATATGGTTTCAGAACAAGAGAGCTCGTTGGAAATCTAAGCAGCTAGAGACAGAGTTCAACATTCTCACACAAAACTACAAGGACTTGGCTTCTCAGTTCGAGTCACTCAAGAAAGAAAATCAAGGTTTAGTCTCTGAG TTGGATAGACTAAACGAGGCTATGCAGAAAAAAAGAGTCGAGGGAAGAGAGTGTTGTGGTGATCAAACGGTGGTAGCTCTAAGCATCACGGATCATGAATCAGAAAAGGAAGAGAACACGAAGCCCGAACCGGAGGAGGTTAGGCCAGATATGGAGGTGTATGAGAAGGGTCATCATGATGATTATGGGTACAATAGCCACATCAAGAGAGAGTATTTTGGTGGGTTTGAAGAAGAAGCAGATCATTTGATGAACATTGTGGAACCAGCTGATAGTTGCTTGACATCATCTGTTGGCTGGAGAGGTTTCAAAACAAATACTAATATCTTGGACCAATCTAGCAGCAATTACCCATGGTGGCATTTTTGGTCATCAACTATATAA